The genomic interval gtccctgtgtgtccccagcgtGTCCTGGCACGTCCCCACATGCCCGAGGCACCTCAGGCCACGTTGTCCCCTCGTGTCCCTTCACGGGCCACGCTCTGAGGCGCATCGGGGACGTCACCCCACACgtccccgtgtgtcccccacgtgtccccatgtgtccctggtcctgccagccctggctcagcgACGCCGAGGACGCGCCGTTCCTGGACCCTGTCCTGCGCAAACGCGCCGTGAAGGTCAAACACGTCAAACGCCGCGAGAAGAAGTCGGACAAGAAGGTGGGAGCttactgggagctactgggAGGGCCACTGGGAGCTtactgggggttactgggaggTTCCATGGGTTACTGGGAGGGCTCCGGGTGGTTGCTGGGTTACGGGCAGTGGTTACTGGGTGGTGACAGGTGGTTACTGGTGCTCACTGGTGTGGAAGGAGGAACGGCAGAatgagcactgggagctgctgggaggtaCTGGGAGGGTTCTGGGTGCTAACTGGTGCTAACTGGTGCTAACTGGTGCTAACTGGTGCAGAAGTAGGAGCGCTACAAAGGGCGTCAGCAGTGGGCGCAGTACCTGGAGGACTCTGGTGGTTACTGGGCTATGAGTGCTGGTTACTGGGTGGTGACTGGGTGGTTACTGGTGCTAACTGGTGCTAACTGGTGCAGAAGGATGAGCACTACAAGTGGCATTGGCAGCGCTGGGCTATGAGAGGTGATTACTGGGAGATTACTGGGTGGTTACTGGGAGGTTACTGGTGCTAACTGGTGCAGAAGGATGAGCACTACAAGTGGCACTGGCAGCGCTGGGCTATGAGAGGTGGTTACTGGGAGGTGACTGGGTGATTACTGGGAGGTTACTGGTTCTAACTGGTGCAGAAGGAGGAGCGCTACAAGTGGCACCGGCAGCGGGCGCggcactgggagggctctggTGGTTACTGGGCTATGAGTGGTGATTACTGGGATGTTACTGGGTGGTGCCTAGAAGGTTACTGGGTGGTTACTGGTTCTAACTGGGGGTTACTGGTGCAGAAGGAGGAGCGCTACAAGCGGCACCGGCAGCGGGCGCggcactgggagggctctggTGGTTACTGGGCTATGAGTGGTGATTACTGGGATGTTACTGGGTGGTGCCTAGAAGGTTACTGGGTGGTTACTGGTTCTAACTGGGGGTTACTGGTGCAGAAGGAGGAGCGCTACAAGCGGCACTGGCAGCAGGCACggcactgggagggctctggTGGTTACTGGGCTATGAGTGGTGATTACTGGGATGTTACTGGGTGGTGACGAGGATGTTACCGTGTGGTTACTGGTTCTAACTGGTGCAGAAGGAGGAGCGCCACAAGCGGCACCAGCAGCGGGCACAGCACTGGAGGGGCTCTGGTGGTTACTGGGCTATGAGTGGTGGTTACTGGGAGGTTTCTGGGTGATTACTGGGATGTTACTGGGCGGTGACGAGGAGGTTACCGTGTGGTTACTGGTTCTAACTGGAGCTTACTGGTGCAGAAGGAGGAGCGCTACAAGCGGCACCGGCAGCGGGCGCGGCACTGGAGGGGCTCTGGTGGTTACTGGGCTATGAGTGATGGTTACTGGGAGGTTACTGGGTGGTGACTGGGAGGTTACTGGGTGGTTACTGGTTCTAACTGGGGGTTACTGTGCAGAAGGAGGAGCGCCACAAGCGGCACTGGCAGTGGGTGCggcactgggagggctctggTGGTTACTGGGCTACGAGTGATGACTACTGGGAGGTTACTGGGCGGTGCCTAGGAGGTTACTGGGTGGTTACTGGTTCTAACTGGTGCTAACTGGTGCAGAAGGAGGAGCGCTACAAGTGGTACCAGCAGCGGGCACAGCgctgggagggctctggtgGTTACTGGGCTATGAGTGGTGATTACTGGGATGTTACTGGGCGGTGACGAGAATGTTACCGTGCGGTTACTGGTTCTAACTGGGGGTTACTGGTGCAGAAGGAGGAGCGCTACAAGCGGCACCGGCAGCGGGCGCGGCACCGCGAGCGCCGCGGGCACCCCGAGCGCGCCGACGCCCGCGACCCCGCGGGGCTGGGCCAGTGCCTGGGCCCCGGCTGCACCCGCCCCGCGCGCCCGCCCTCCAAGTACTGCAGCGAGGCCTGCGGCATCAAACTGGCTGCCAAGTGAGTACCccccagtacggaccagtataaaccagtacggGACAGGACAGGCTGGTATGGACCGGTATAAACTGGTACAGAATGGTGCTGACCGGTACAGACCGGTACAGAATGGTACAGGCGGTATAAACCGGTACAGATTAGTAATGACGtagaccagtataaaccagtacagaccagCAGATCCAGCAGTGGATCCCAGGGATCCTGCAGCCCCCATTAACCCtttccccccccaaatcctAGCCGGATCTACGAGATCCTGCCGCAGCGGATCCAGCCATGGATCCCGAAGCCCCCATTAACcctttcccccccaaatcccagctggatCTACAAGATCATGACGCAGCGGATCAGCAGATCCAGCAGTGGATCCCAGTCCCCATTAAccctttccccccaaatcccagccggATCTACGAGATCCTGCTGCAGTGGATCCAGCCATGGATCCCAGGGATCCTGCAGCCCCCATTAACCCTTTCCTCACCCCGATCCCAGCCGGATCTACGAGATCCTGCCGCAGCGGatccagcagtggcagcagagcccgTGCGTGGCGGAGGAGCACGGCAAGCGGCTGCTGGAGCGCATCCGGCGCGAGCAGCACCAGGCGCGGCTGCggctgcaggagatggagcGGCGCTTCCACGAGCTCGAGGGGCTCATCGCCCGCGCCAAGGGGCACCCGCCCCGCGAGGACGAGGAGGTGGGCACCCCCGGGGCTCACGGAgggctggggaccccaaaagTGCTTTATTTCTACCCATTTTGGGTTCCTCGTGTGATCGCCCTTGGTCCTTCATGGACGCCTGGGTGCCCCCCAGATTCTTAATTCTCCCCATTCTGCGTCCCTCTTGAGATGCCCCCTGATACTTCATGGACACCTGGGTCTCCCCCAAAGCCTTTAATTCTCCCCATTCTGGATCCCTCTTGAGATGCCTCCTGATCCTTCATGGACACCTGGGTCTCCCCCAAACCCTTTAATTCTCCGTTTTGGGTTCCTCTTGTGATCATCCTTGGTTCTTCATGGACACCTGGGTCTCCCCCAATTTTTTATTCTCCCCATTCTGGATCCCTCTTGAGATGCTCCCTGATCTTTCGTGGACACCCAGGTGCTCCCAAAACCCTTTAATTCTCCCCATTCTGGATCCCTCTTGCGATCCCTTTTGGTCCTTCATGTACACATGGGTGCtcccaaataatttcattttccccGTTCTGGGTTTCTCTTGAgacccctctgctcccctggtACCCACACGCAGCTCCTGGAAggctggggacccccaaaaatcctttaATTCTCCTCATTCTGGGTCCCCTTTGAgacccctctgctcccctggggacacctgggcaccctcatgtggctcctggagggctggggacccccaaaacccctttaATTCTCCCCATTCTGGGTCCCTCTTGAGATCCCCCCCTGGTTTTTCATGGTCCCCAAATGCGAGTCCCCCCCTCACTGTCCTTGCCTGGgtcccccccaaaatctctgGGTCCCTCCCAAAATCTCTGGGTCCTTCCTGAGCTCCATCCTGGGTACCCCAAACCCTTTAATTCTCCCCATTCTGGGTCCCCCCTAAGCCTTCCCCAAATCTCTGAGTCTCCcctgagccctgtcctgggTCCCCCATGAACACCAGggtccccccaaacccctccctggAGCATCTGGTTCCTCCTGGAGCCCCCTAACTTTGTGTCCCCCCCAATCTCTGGGTGCCCCTGTGGGACCCCCTgaccccgctgtcccccccAGAGCACGGAGGGGGACAGCGAGGACACGGACCTGCAGATCTTCTGCGTGTCCTGTGGCCACCCCATCAACCCCAAGGTGGCCCTGAGGCACATGGAGCGCTGCTACGCCAAGGTGAGCCCGGGCTGGGGGGCACCTCTGGGTGCCTGGGGgttcctgggctctgtgggatcgtCCATGGCACTCCAGGCTCCTGTGGGATCATccatgggctctgtgggatcatcCATGGGGTCTGTGGGATCATTCATGGGGTCTGTGTGCCCCTGTTGGTTcttgggatctgtgggatcaTCCATGGGGTCTGTGGGATCGTCCATGGCACTCCAGGCTCCTGTGGGATCATccatgggctctgtgggatcatcCATGGGGTCTGTGGGATCATTCATGGGGTCTGTGGGATCATTCATGGGGTCTGTGTGCCCCTGTTGGTTcttgggatctgtgggatcaTCCATGGGGTCTGTGGGATCATCCATGGGGTCTGTGTGCCCCTGTTGGTTcttgggatctgtgggatcatccatgggctctgtgggatcatccatgggctctgtgggatcatcCATGGCACACAAGGCTCCTGTGGGATCATccatgggctctgtgggatcatcCATGGCACACAAGGCTCCTGTGGGATCATccatgggctctgtgggatcatccatgggctctgtgggatcatcTTTCGGATCTGTGTGCCCCTGTTGGTTcttgggatctgtgggatcaTCCATGGGGTCTGTGGGATCATCCATGGGGTCTGTGTGCCCCTGTTGGTTCTTGAGATCTGTGGGATCATCCATGGGGTCTGTGGGATCATCCATGACACTCCAGGCTCCTGTGGGATCATCCATGGGGTCTGTGGGATCATCCATGGCactccctgggctgctctgggatcaTCCATGGGATTTGTGGGATCATCTGTGGCACGCCAGGCTCCTGTGGGATCATCCATGGGATCTGCGTGCCCCTGTTGGTTcttgggatctgtgggatcatccatgggatctgtgggatcaTCTGTGGGATCATCTTTGGGATCTATGGGATCATCTATGGCACtttctgggctgctctgggatcGTCCATGGGGTCTGTGGGATCATCTGTGGGACCATCTATGGCACTCCAGGCTCCTGTGGGATCATCCATGGGGTCTGTGGGATTATCtttgggatctgtgggatcaTCTGTGGAATCATCCATGGCACTCTCTGGGCTGCCGTGGGATCGTCTGTGGGATCTGCTGGATCATCTGTGGGATCTGCGTGCCCCTGTTGGTTcttgggatctgtgggatcaTCCATGGGGTCTGTGGGATTACCtttgggatctgtgggatcaTCCGTGGCACTCTCTGGAACTTTGGGGGTCTCTGTAGGGTCTGGGGGGGCTGTAGGGACCTCCTGGGAGCTCTGTAGAGCCTGGGGGTTCTGTGGGGTCCCATGGGACTCTataggggctgggggggctccaTGGGGAAACTGTGGgagggctcaggggggctctggaggggctgggagtcCCTCTGGGGGTCCATAgggctttggggagggggctcagggttcccatccctgccccccCTTTTGACCCCCCCCAACCCCATTGCAGTACGAGAGCCAAACGTCCTTCGGGTCCATGTACCCCACCCGCATCGAGGGgtgagtggggagggggctctgggggggaaGGGGGACCCCAGACCCCTGAATCCTCCTGGGAAGGATGGGGAGCACCCAGGGGAGACCCCAGACCCCTAAATCCTCCTGGGAAGGatggggagcagcctggggagaccccagacccctaaatcctcctgggaatggagggggagcagcctggggagaccccagacccctaaatcctcctgggaagggagggggagcagccaggggagaCCCCAGACCCCTAAATCCTCCTGGGAAGGATGGGGAGCACCCAGGGGAGACCCCAGACCCCTAAATCCTCCTGGGAAGGatggggagcagcctggggagaccccagacccctaaatcctcctgggaatggagagggagcagcctggggagacCCCAGACCCCTGAATCCtcctgggaagggagggggagcagccaggggagaCCCCAGACCCCTGAATCCTCCTGGGAAGGatggggagcagcctggggagacCCCAGACCCCTAAATCCTCTGGGAATGGAGGGGGAGCACCCAGGGGAGACCCCAGACCCCTGAATCCTCCTGGGAAGGatggggagcagcctggggacgCTTTCTGGGGTGGGGGTGTCACCTCTCGTGTCCCCTCCAGGGCCACCCGGCTGTTCTGTGACGTTTACAACCCCCAGAGCAAAACCTACTGCAagaggctgcaggtgctgtgccCCGAGCACTCCCGGGACCCCAAGGTGGGCACAGaatgaggttttggggtggaatttaaGGAATCTGTGCCCTGAGCACTCATGGGACCCCAAggtgggcacagggggacaaAACAGGGGTAGTGCCCAGGACAGTCTTGAGATCCCTAAGTGGGCACAGaatgaggttttggggtggaatttagGGGATCTGTGCCCAGAGCACTCCCGGGACCCCAAggtgggcacagggggacaaAACAGGGGTAGTGCCCAGGACAGTCTTGAGATCCCTAAGTGGGCACAGaatgaggttttggggtggaatttagGGGATCTGtgcccagagcactgctgggaccTCAAGGTGGGCACAGAATGAGGTTTTAGGGTGGAATTTAGGGGATCTGTGCCCTGAGCGCTTCCAGGACACCAAGGTGGACAtgaggggacagcacaggggcagtgcccaggacaCTTCCAGGACCCCCAGGGTGGCCGTGGAGGTGGCAgggggggctctgggtgtccccagcccggcGCTGACCCCGTGCCCGCCCAGGTGCCCGCGGATGAGGTGTGCGGGTGCCCTCTGGTGCGCGACGTCTTCGAGCTGACTGGGGACTTCTGCCGCGTCCCCAAGCGCAAGTGCCACCGTCACTACTGCTGGGAGAAGCTGCGCCGCGCCGAGGTGGACCTGGAGCGCGTCCGCGTGGTGGGTGCCACCGCCCAgcgtccccacagtgtccccaaagtgtccccacgCTGCTCCATGTCCCCGTGGTGTCTGTCCCATGTTCCGCTGTCCTCACGtggtccccatgtccccacactgtcctgtgtccctgtctcTATGCTGTCCTTGTCACTGTCCCTGGTGCTGTCCCCACGCTGTTCTTGGCACCATCCCCAcactgtcccatgtccccacactgtccccacgTTGTCCCCTCCTGCAGTGGTACAAGCTGGACgagctgtgtgtccctgtccctgtccccacattgtcactgtccctgtccctgtccccacagtggtACAAGCTGGACGAGCTGTTCGAGCTggacagtgtccctgtccctgtccccacagtggtACAAGCTGGAtgagctgtgtgtccctgtccctgtccctgtcccacactgtccctgtccctgtccccacagtggtACAAGCTGGAtgagctgtgtgtccctgtccctgtccccacagtggtACAAGCTGGAtgagctgtgtgtccctgtccctgtccctgtcccacactgtccctgtccccgcagtgGTACAAGCTGGACGAGCTGTTCGAGCAggacagtgtccctgtccctgtcccacactgtctctgtccctgtccccacactgtccctgtccccacactgtccctgtccccacagtggtACAAGCTGGAtgagctgtgtgtccctgttcctgtccccatactgtccctgtccctgtccccacactgtccctgtccccacagtggtACAAGCTGGATgagctgtgtgtcactgtccctgtccccacattgtccctgtccctgtccccacagtggtACAAGCTGGACgagctgtgtgtcactgtccctgtccctgtccctgtccctgtccccacactgtccctgtccccacagtggtACAAGCTGGACgagctgtgtgtcactgtccctgtccccacattgtccctgtccccacagtggtACAAGCTGGACGAGCTGTTCGAGCAGGAGCGCAATGTGCGGGCGGCCATGACGAACCGGGCGGGGCTGCTGGCGCTGATGCTGCACCAAACCATCCAGCACGACCCTCTGACCACGGACCTGCGCTCGGACCGCTGAGCAGGGCCTGGCTCGGGCTGCTGACCGCCCCTGgagccccaaagcccccccagacccctccccacatccccccCACCCCTGGTTCCTGGGTGCTCCCCCATCCCCAAATAAACTGGGTGTGCAAAAGGagtctgggggtgtccctgggctctCAGTGGGATTTGTGGGATATAGGGAGGGATTTCTGTGGGGTCTTTGGGATCCTGGGGGTGCCTTTTGGGGGAATTTCAGGAGCTTCTGGGTTCTGGTACCCCCCCAGAccctgcagaggctgtggggaTCCCTTCTCTGGCCTTGGGGGTGGCTGAGGGGGTCCTGAGGAGACTGGGGGGTCtttgggggacaggggggatgGAAATGGGAGCAGCAACCAAGAGGGGCATTGAGGGGTCCCAGGCGGTTTTGGGGGGCTCTTTgtgggggggtcctgagggttCTGTGGGAGTGGTCATAGGAGCACTGTCCAagagggggctgggaggggtccctggtggtgtttggggtcttttgggggggtcctgagggtcTTGGGCAGAGGGAAATGGCAGCACTGTCCAAGGGGGAAGCTGGGAGGGGTCCCTGGTGGTGTTCGGGGTCCTTTGTGGGGTcctgggcagggggaagggTCCCAATGCGCGCGGGGAAAACGCTCAGGATTCATTAGCATAGCCACGCCCACGCCGTGCTTCATTAACATAGCACCGCCCCTCCTCGTCACGCGCCCGCTGTCACGTGCCCCTCCTCTCCCATGGGTCGCCTATCGCCCCGCCCCTCcctggttttcccttttctcattGGTCCATACCAAATCATGTGACCCACAGACCCCCGCCCACTACCTTTCCCGCCCGGCGTTTCCGCTTCCGGCACAGGGCCCCGCCTCCTCCGCCCCCCGCGGCCTCGCGGCGTCGccggaggaagaggaggaggaagaggaggaggaagaggaagagctgcGCCACAGGCGGGGGCGGATGGGAACGGTGAGGGGCCAGGGGGGTGCGGAACCGCAGCGGGGTTCGGCGAGGAGCGGGGAGCGTGAGGGATCCGAGCGGGGAGACGCGGCCGGTGGGGACGGGGGGGcggctgggggggggggtcgTCGGGGGGAAGGGGCGTGAGGGAGAGGactgggaaagggagagggagttTGGGGGCAGTTTGTGAGGGAGAGAGGCTGTTTGTGAGGGAaaggggcagttttggggcagtttgtgAGGGGGAGGGGcagtttggggttgtttttgaGGGGGAGGGGCAGTTTGgagggcagttttgggggctGTTTGTGAGGGGAAGGGGCGGTTTGTGAGGGGGAGGAGCGGTTTGAGGGCGGTTTGTGAGGGGAAGGGGCGGTTTGTGAGGGGAAGGGGCGGTTTGAGGGCAGTTTGTGAGGGGGAAGCGGCAGTTTAGGGGCAGTTTATGAGGGGGCGGCACCGCTTACAGGGTATTTGTGGTTGGGGGCGGAACTCCGGGCCAGTTTTGGGGGTGTCCTTGCGGGGCAGGGGCGGACCCggagctgtgtttgtgtgggggaggggagggggccctggcggtgggggaggggaggatggAGTCAcgtggggagggggcggggccgggctgtgtTTGGGGGCGGGGTCCGGGGGGGTGTTTGGGCTCTCGGGGCCGGCCGtgaccccctccccaccctctccCCGGGGCTCTCAGCCCCCCCGCAGGATGGCGGAGGGCTGGGCCGAGTGCCCGGCGCTGGGCCCGGGCTGGCAGCGCCGCGAAGCTTTTCGGAAATCCGGGGCCACCAGCGGCCGCAGCGACACCTACTACAAGAGGTTGCccttccccaaaaacccccaacgcccccctcccacccccacGGGACTGCGGCTGGGGCCGGTTCTGCCCTTTCTCCCTCCTAGACCCCATCCCGTGTCCATCTGGGggcttcccccccaccccccggTGGTGTTTCAGAGCCCATCTCCCCCTCCAGGATCTCCCCTGGGCCAcctcagtgcccctttccccaaATATTCCCAGTCCCCTCCAATTCTTCCAGGCTATTTTAGGGCTTGGTGGGTCCTTTTTGAGAGTTTTGGGTTCCCCTGGGCTCTGTTTGGTCCACCTTTCCCAATCTCCCTTTGGCATTTGGGGGCTCCCCCAGGCTCAGCGGTTCCCCTGTGGTTTTGGGGCCGttcctggggattttggggcccATCTGACCACACTCCCCGGCAGCCCCACAGGGCAGAAGTTCCGCAGTAAGATCGAGCTGCGGCGGTTCCTGGGCCCTGGGCACGACCTGAGCAACTTCGACTTCAAATCGGGGCAGCAGCGACCTGGCCCCACCCGGGTATGGGGGATGGGACCCTAAAAAACCACGGGAGGGggcacaaaaatcccaaaaaacctcGGGGAGGGAAACCTGGAGTTCTCCTTGGGGGGCAGCCccatgactagaaaggaattaGGGGTGGAATAAAAAGATTGGGCAGAAGAAGCTCCTCAAAATGAAGTTGAGGAGAACCTAAATTGGGGAAGGGGAGAAACATGGGGTCTTTAAACTGGGGAGGAGCAGTAAATGGGGGTTTTATGGGGGTTTTGAAGTGGCCCCTTTTTGTGCCTTTCAGACCAAGAAGAGCCCAAAATGGCACCTGCCCGCCGGgcccctcccagagccccccaaaatcttcaaaaaagaggaggaggaggtggaggtggaaGTGGAGGTGGGCGGGGCTGAGACCGAGAAGGCCCCACCCTCATCAGTTCAGgccctgcccatccccatcCAGGCCACGCCCTCTCCATCTGTGGCCACGCCCCTGCCGGAGCCCCCCCATCGCCGGACCCGGAAGCGGCCGCCCCTGGAGCCCCCCCAGGATGGGGTGGTGGCGTGAgtgggggatgggggggggtccctgggggtccccCAGGGGTGGGGGTGCCCTGGAACTCTTAGCGTGGGGAGGGGGTCCCAGGAGCGGGGGGTGACCCCAAGAGGGAGGgattggggtccctggggggagTTTGGTGGAGCCCTGGAGAGAGGAGTTTTTAGTGGGGGGGGGGTTCCCTcaggggggttctggggggcaGTGGGGGTGTTGGGGTCCCCCTagccccccccaaaaatgctgccctctcctctgcaggctgtgtgcTGGCTGCCAGAGCCTCTTcccgggggtgtccctgccccccCAGCGCCGCTGCCGCTGGCTCTGCCCTGACTGCCGTGGTGAGCTTCGGCCTCAGCgccctcctcctcatcctctctgtgctcctcctcatcctctccatgctcttcctcatcctctccgtgctcctcctccttctctgagTTTCCCTCACCTTCTTCAGCTCTCTCAGagctttttgtgttttatcCTCTTCCTTATTTTCCTGTTGTTCTTTGCCTTCATTCCCtgggtttttcccctccatcatcatcatcatcatcatcatcatcccctGGATTGTTTTAACctcataattttcattttattccaacttcccattcctcctcctccttcctggttcttcctgctcctttttccctctgctttggaCCATTCTGGTGGGGAAGGAGTTTGGGAGGGGGAGTCAGGAGGGAatcccaggaaagctggggTGACCCTGACCCCCTTCCTccacctcccccagcccagagaCGAGACTTCAACCGGGAGCAACGATTCTACAAGGTACCCCCAATCCCTCAGGGGGGGATAATGGTGCTCCTGGGcactccccaaacccctcagggggtctgggggctcccccagagccctgacacCCCCTGCCCACAGCGGGTGGGCTGTGGCACGTGCCAGGCCTGTCGCATCCCCGAGGACTGCGGCATCTGCAGCGCCTGCGCCCGCAGCGCCCCCGGGGGCCCCGCAGGGCCCGGCCGGACCCCCAAGTGCCTCCTGCGCCGCTGCCTGCGCATCGTCAAGAAGGTACTGGCACCCCCCTGTCACTGGCACCCCTCTGGGTGTCACCAACGCCCCCTCAATGTCACCGGCACCCCCTTGTCACTGTCACCCACTCTGGTG from Molothrus aeneus isolate 106 unplaced genomic scaffold, BPBGC_Maene_1.0 scaffold_30, whole genome shotgun sequence carries:
- the CXXC1 gene encoding CXXC-type zinc finger protein 1 isoform X2; translation: MDSEFSDAEAAPGGEENAPVYCVCRKPDINCFMIGCDNCNEWFHGDCINITERMAKAIREWYCRQCREKDPSLEIRYRHKKWREKEHEGAKGQELEQGRAAKIKRSARMCGECEACRRPEDCGQCDFCRDMKKFGGPNKIRQKCRLRQCQLRARESYKYFPTSLARGREGDLELLKAQLGGPGPPESLSDEELPLDPRLYQELCAGAFDEHGLPWLSDAEDAPFLDPVLRKRAVKVKHVKRREKKSDKKKEERYKRHRQRARHRERRGHPERADARDPAGLGQCLGPGCTRPARPPSKYCSEACGIKLAANRIYEILPQRIQQWQQSPCVAEEHGKRLLERIRREQHQARLRLQEMERRFHELEGLIARAKGHPPREDEESTEGDSEDTDLQIFCVSCGHPINPKVALRHMERCYAKYESQTSFGSMYPTRIEGATRLFCDVYNPQSKTYCKRLQVLCPEHSRDPKVPADEVCGCPLVRDVFELTGDFCRVPKRKCHRHYCWEKLRRAEVDLERVRVWYKLDELFELDSVPVPVPTVVQAG
- the CXXC1 gene encoding CXXC-type zinc finger protein 1 isoform X3, which translates into the protein MDSEFSDAEAAPGGEENAPVYCVCRKPDINCFMIGCDNCNEWFHGDCINITERMAKAIREWYCRQCREKDPSLEIRYRHKKWREKEHEGAKGQELEQGRAAKIKRSARMCGECEACRRPEDCGQCDFCRDMKKFGGPNKIRQKCRLRQCQLRARESYKYFPTSPWLSDAEDAPFLDPVLRKRAVKVKHVKRREKKSDKKKEERYKRHRQRARHRERRGHPERADARDPAGLGQCLGPGCTRPARPPSKYCSEACGIKLAANRIYEILPQRIQQWQQSPCVAEEHGKRLLERIRREQHQARLRLQEMERRFHELEGLIARAKGHPPREDEESTEGDSEDTDLQIFCVSCGHPINPKVALRHMERCYAKYESQTSFGSMYPTRIEGATRLFCDVYNPQSKTYCKRLQVLCPEHSRDPKVPADEVCGCPLVRDVFELTGDFCRVPKRKCHRHYCWEKLRRAEVDLERVRVWYKLDELFEQERNVRAAMTNRAGLLALMLHQTIQHDPLTTDLRSDR
- the CXXC1 gene encoding CXXC-type zinc finger protein 1 isoform X1; translated protein: MDSEFSDAEAAPGGEENAPVYCVCRKPDINCFMIGCDNCNEWFHGDCINITERMAKAIREWYCRQCREKDPSLEIRYRHKKWREKEHEGAKGQELEQGRAAKIKRSARMCGECEACRRPEDCGQCDFCRDMKKFGGPNKIRQKCRLRQCQLRARESYKYFPTSLARGREGDLELLKAQLGGPGPPESLSDEELPLDPRLYQELCAGAFDEHGLPWLSDAEDAPFLDPVLRKRAVKVKHVKRREKKSDKKKEERYKRHRQRARHRERRGHPERADARDPAGLGQCLGPGCTRPARPPSKYCSEACGIKLAANRIYEILPQRIQQWQQSPCVAEEHGKRLLERIRREQHQARLRLQEMERRFHELEGLIARAKGHPPREDEESTEGDSEDTDLQIFCVSCGHPINPKVALRHMERCYAKYESQTSFGSMYPTRIEGATRLFCDVYNPQSKTYCKRLQVLCPEHSRDPKVPADEVCGCPLVRDVFELTGDFCRVPKRKCHRHYCWEKLRRAEVDLERVRVWYKLDELFEQERNVRAAMTNRAGLLALMLHQTIQHDPLTTDLRSDR